The DNA segment GTACGACGTCGACGAGTAACTGGGTCTTGAGGAAGGAGAGTTTCCGGGTGGTGAAGTCGTACACGAGGGCGCCGAACGGTTCCGGCCGCAACGCCACGCCGGAGCTGAGGCGGTACGGCCGGCCCGCTTCGAACGGCTCAGTAGACACCGCACATGCCGTCGATCGAAACTTCCTCGA comes from the Prauserella marina genome and includes:
- the mftB gene encoding mycofactocin biosynthesis chaperone MftB (MftB, a small protein, is a peptide chaperone that assists the radical SAM enzyme MftC in performing two modifications to the C-terminal Val-Tyr dipeptide of the mycofactocin precursor peptide, MftA. MftB's role is analogous to the role of PqqD in the biosynthesis of PQQ, a cofactor that derives entirely from a Tyr and a Glu in the precursor PqqA.) yields the protein MSTEPFEAGRPYRLSSGVALRPEPFGALVYDFTTRKLSFLKTQLLVDVVRDLENQPDALTTLGAAGVPDAQHPRYLDALAGLLSAGTIESRGDS